The following is a genomic window from Sulfitobacter pontiacus.
CCGCCCATACCGCCGAAGAAGCCGGTCACGGTATTGGCCACGCCCTGCGCGATACATTCCTGGCTGGCCCCGCCGCGGGTGTTGGTCAAGTCGCTGACAAGGTTCAACGTCAGCAGCGATTCAATCAGGCCGATGGCCGCAAGGATCACCGCATAGGGCAGGATGATATACAGCGTCTCGAGCGTGAAGGGTGCCAAGGCGGTGCCGTACAGGCCGACACCTTCGCCAAACGGCATGTGGAACGTCGGAAAGCCGCCCTCGATCGAGGCCAGATCGCCGACCCGTGGCACATCCATGCCCGTCGCGATCACCAGAATGGCGATGATGCCGATGCCTGCCAGCGGTGCGGGGATCAGCTTGGTGATGCGCGGCATGACCCAGATGATCGCCATCGTCGCGGCGACAAGCGCCAGCATCAGATACAACGGCCCACCCGAAAGCCATTCGCCACCCGACATGCCGTGACCTGTATCAACCATCGTGCCCGGCACTTTGAACTGGCCCATCTGGGCAAGGAAGATCACGATGGCCAGACCGTTCACAAACCCCAGCATAACAGGGTGCGGCACCAGCCGCATGAACTTGCCCCATTGCATGACACCCGCGAAAACCTGGATCAGCCCCATCAGCACGACCGTGGCGAACAGATATTCAACCCCGTGCTGCGCAACCAATGCGACCATAACAACCGCCAAAGCCCCCGTCGCCCCCGAGATCATCCCCGGACGCCCGCCGATCAACGCGGTGATCAACCCCACCAGGAAGGCCGCATAGAGACCCACCAACGGGTGGACCCCCGCGACAAAGGCAAAGGCAACCGCTTCGGGCACAAGGGCCAGGGCGACGGTCAGCCCCGACAGCAATTCGATGCGCAGCCGCGACGGAGAGAACCCCTCTCCCGGCATCCATCTCAGGTCGGTCACATCAAGATTTTTGGTAAAACTACGGAACGTGGTACGCGCCATCGGGCATCCTTCGGGTCAAATCGCATCAATAAGTTGGAAAGGTCTTTGCGGCCTCCTAGCTGAAACGTGAACAAAATGGAAGGCGCGCAACAGCGCGGGCCGGATTTGAGGCTTTCCCTATGGGCCAAGCTTGATACTCTGCGCACAACTCAATCCAAGGGCGACTTCATGACTCAGACGAAAATTGCCGTGATCGGCGGCTCCGGCATCTATGACATCAACGGGCTGGAGGGGGCCGAATGGCTTACCGTGGAAAGCCCGTGGGGCCCGCCCTCCGATGCGATCCTGACCGGCACGCTGGACGGGGTAGAGATGGCCTTTCTGCCGCGCCACGGGCGCGGACATGTGCATGCGCCCTCTACCGTTCCCTATCGCGCCAATATCGATGCGCTGAAACGGCTCGGCTGCACGGATGTGATCAGCGTCTCGGCTTGCGGGTCGTTCCGTGATGAAATGGCGCCGGGAGATTTTGTGATCGTGGACCAGTTCATCGACCGCACCATCGCGCGGGAGAAATCTTTCTTCGGCACCGGCTGCGTGGCCCATGTCAGCGTGGCGCACCCCACCTGCCCACGTTTGGGCGACGCCTGCGAAACCGCTGCGCGCGACGCGGGCATCAACGTGCACCGCGGCGGCACCTACCTTGCGATGGAGGGGCCGCAGTTCAGCACATTGGCGGAATCCAAGATGTACCGCGAAAGCTGGGGCGCGGATGTGATCGGCATGACCAATATGCCCGAAGCGAAATTGGCCCGCGAGGCAGAGCTTTGCTATGCCTCGGTCGCGATGATCACGGATTACGATAGCTGGCACCCGGACCACGGGGAGGTCGATGTGACCAAGATCATCGAGACGTTGATGGGCAATGCCGACAAGGGCCGTCAACTGGTCGCGCGCCTGCCCAAACTGCTAGGAGCCGACCGCGCCCCCTGCCCGCATGGCTGCGACCGCGCGTTGGAATATGCGATCATGACCCAGCCAGAAATGCGCGACGCGGCCCTTGTGGCCAAACTGGATGCCGTCGCCGGCCGGGTGCTTTAGGGCGCGCTGCAAACGCTGACGCAGCGCCCTTTGCAGGGGCTGTGGCAGGTGAGTTTATTTGGCAAAATGAAGCGGGGCCTTGCGGTTTTGACGTGATGTCCCGCGGGGCCGCGCTGTTGAAGATGCTTGCTGACAGGGGGCGTGTCGCTTAACGCTGTGGCGCGGTTGTTGCGCTGGTGTGGCGACCGACCAAAGCCCAACGACCGGAGCACTGCATGAAACAGGTTCAAGATTACATCCGTACCATTGTCGATTTCCCTCACGAAGGGATCATGTTTCGCGATGTGACCACGCTTTTCGCTGACCCGCGCGGGTTCCGTATGGCCATCGACCAGATGCTGCACCCCTATGCCGGCATCGACATCGACAAGGTCGTCGGGCTTGAGGCGCGCGGGTTTATTCTGGGGGGCGCGATTGCGCATCAGCTGTCCGTCGGCTTTGTGCCGATCCGCAAGAAGGGCAAGCTGCCCGGTCGCACCATCTCTCAGGATTACAAGCTGGAATACGGCGAGGCGATTGTGGAGCTGCACGACGACGCGATCCAGCCCGGTGAGAAGGTGTTGGTTGTCGACGATCTACTGGCCACCGGTGGCACCGCCGAGGCGGGGATCAAGCTGATCCAGCGTTTGGGCGGCGAGATCGTGTCCTGCGCCTTTATCATCGACCTGCCGGAACTTGGCGGGCGCAAGCGGCTGGAAGCGATGGGGATGGAGGTCAACGCGCTCTGTGCCTTTGACGGCGCGTAAACCGCGTTGCCGAGACTTTATTCCGGCGCGGGGAACATCGCGCCGGGGTTCATGATCCCGTTCGGGTCCAGCGCCGCCTTGATCGCGCGCAACGCAGAGAGCTTTGCCGGATCGCTATAGCGTTCGAGGTCTTTGACCTTGAGCCGCCCGATCCCGTGCTCCGCACTGACAGAACCGCCGAGCTCGTGCACCAGATCATGGATCGCCGTCTTGATGGGCAAGCGATCATCCAGATGATCCTCGCGGCTTCGGCCCTGCACCGGGAAAACGTTGTAGTGCAGGTTGCCGTCGCCCACATGGCCGAAACAATTGATCCTGAAATCGCCCAGCGCGCCGATCTTTTCCCCCGCGCGGATGATAAATTCGGGCAGCGCGCCCAGGGGGACCGAGATATCGTGGCTGGAGATCGACCCGATCTGGCGGTTGGCGTGGGGCATCATCTCGCGGACGGCCCAGAAATCTTCGGACTGCTGCTGGCTTTGCGCGATGAGCCCGTCTGTCACCAGCTCCGCCTCGAAGGCGGCGGCAAACAGCGTCTCGAGCGCCGCCATCGGTTCCAGATCACCGCTGAGGCCCAATTCGATCAGCACGCTCCATTCTGGCGGGGTGTCGAAGGGCTGGCGGAGTTCGGGCATCTTTTCGGTGAGGAAATCCAGCCCGACGCCGTTCATAATCTCGAACGCGCTGATCATCTCGCCCAATTGACTGCGCGCGAGCGACAACAGCTTCAGCGCCGCCGCCGGAGAGTTCACGACCAGCAGCGCGGTCCCCGTCCTGGCGGGCCGCGGGAAGAGTTTGAGCGCCGCGGCGGTAATGACGCCAAGCGTGCCCTCGGCACCGACCAGCAAGTGACGCAGATCATAGCCGGTGTTGTTCTTGCGCAGCCGTGTCAGGCCGTTCCATATCTGGCCATCGGGCAGCACGGCCTCTAGCCCCAGACAGAGATCGCGGGCGTTGCCATAGCGTAGCACGCCGGTGCCGCCCGCATTTGTCGCGAGGTTCCCCCCAATGCGGGCAGAGCCCTGAGCCGCGAGGGTCAGGGGAAACAGGCGCTCCGCCGCCTCGGCGGCGTCTTGCACGTCAGACAGGATCATCCCCGCTTCGGCTACCAGCACGTTCTCATCGGGGTAAACTGCGCGAAGTTTGTTCATGCGTTCCAGCGACAGGATCAGCGGGGCGGGGCCAGAGTCTGCCACCTGGCCGCCCACAAGTCCGGTACCTCCGCCATAGGGGATCACGCCGACCCGTGCTGCATTGGCATGGCGGATCAGGGTCGCTACCTCTTCGACCGTGCGTGGCAGGGCCAGCACGGCCGATTTTCCGGCATACAGCCCGCGGGGTTCTTCCAGATAGCGGGGTTCGACCGCGCGGAAGACGTCGGGCGACAGATCGGCACGCAGCGCGGCCTCGAATGCGGGATCGGCGGGGTTCAATGTCATGGCCTATTGATCGCGCCAAGCGGGGCGGGATGCAAGCGGCTTTGGTCTTCGCTAGTGCAGGATCGGCGGCTTTGACGGGTCAGAGCCGGGGGCCTCCATCCGCGGGGTTTTTTCCAGCGGGTCCATCTGAGGCAGATCAAAACGCAGCCCGACTTTCGACAGTTTTTCAACCGTCGGATCAGAGGGAGCGAAGAAGCCCACATCCATCGCCCCCGCATCGATACCCGAGAATGTCAGCGCCTCGGAAGCGGCACGAACCAGCGCGTCTTGCGCGCGCGGGATGGCCCCGACAAAGCCCAGCAGATGCCCGCGCCCGCCGCCGGTATATTCAACCCCGACCAGCCACGCCCCTGCCGCCATGCCTGTGGCGGTCGCCAGCTTGGCATCAATCGCGGCAATCAGCGTTTCGGGCAGGCCCTTGGGCGGCAGAACACGGTCGATGCGCGCCTCGACCTCTCCGGCTTCATGGGCGAGTGTGTCGCGCAGCCAAGCCACGGCGCTGTCGGGCAGCAGGATCGCCGAAGGGGCGACATCCAGGTTCACCGCCATGCCAAGCGGTTGGCCATCCAGCATCCCCGCAATCGCGCGCCCGGACAGCGCCACATAGGGCGCGGGCTGCCCGACATAGGCCGCAAGCCGTTCGATCCGGTCAAAGACCAGCACATAGGCGTCCTCTAGCAGGACAGGGCTGACCTGATCGGCGTCCGGTTCGGCTTCGAGCAGCAGGAAAAGCTCCACATCGGCCATGCGTTCATAGAACCGCAGGCGGGCAGCGTCATCGCTTTCATCGGCCATCATGGCGGCATGGGCGATGTCCAGTGGCGTCGCTTCAGTCATCCAGTACATTCCTTACAGCAGCGCGGAGCCGGGGAAGCACGTCCTCCTCGAACCACGGATTTTTCTTGAGCCAACCGGTATTGCGCCACGAGGGATGAGGCAAGGCAAAGACGCCCTTCGGGTGGTTTTGCCAATCGGCAACGGCGCGGGTGACTGTGGTGAACCCGGGCAGGTGATAGCGCATGGCATAGGCCCCGATCAACACGGTCAACCGGACATCGGGCACGGTATCCAGTGCCCGGGCCCGCCATGTTTTCGCACAGATCGGCGGGGGCGGCAGATCGCTGCCCTTGGCGTCATAGCCCGGAAAGCAAAAGGCCATGGGGATGATCGCCACGCGGTTGCGGTCATAAAAGGTCGTCTCGTCCACGCCCAGCCAGTCGCGCAACCGTTTGCCGGAGGCATCCCAGAAGGGGGTGTTCGCCTCGTGCACTTTCAACCCCGGCGCTTGCGAGGCGATCAGCAGCCGCGCGCCCGGTTGGAACCAGACCACCGGATTGGGCCGGTGCCCCGTCGCCGTAGCCGCAAAGCGGTCGGCGCAGAGGGTGCATTGGCTGAGTTCGGAGCGGATGTCGGTCATGGGGGTAGACCTAAGCGGTGGCGCGCCGGTTTCAAAGGGGGCGGTGACGCGGTGGTGTCCAGCACTCATTTCGAGACATTTCGAAATGAACTTGACACGACCAATCATTTCTATATTTCTAAAAACATGAAAATGAATCCCGCCTCCCCCCATGACCTTGCCTTGGCTGCTGCGCGCTTTGCCGCGCTCGGGTCAGAACAACGTTTGCAAGTTCTCCGTTTGCTGGTGCGCGCAGGCCCTGACGGGCTGACCATCGGCACGCTGGGTGATCGCGCGGGCATCACCGGGTCGACGCTGACCCATCATCTGAAACTGCTTGTGGCCGCGGGGCTGGTGCGCCAGCAGCGGCAGGGGCGTAGCACCATTTGCGCGGCGGTATCCCATGACGCGGTACAGGATCTGACCGAGTTCCTGATGACAGAGTGTTGCGCCGACGCCGCGGTACCCTGCCCTGATCATCCCCACGGTTAACACCACAGATAGCGAAAGTCCCCCCATGTCACACGGTCACCACCATCACGTCGATCCCGACAGCGGCGACGGCAAGATTGCCCTCGCGGTGGCGATCAACCTCGGCCTCACGGTCGCGCAGGTCATCGGCGGGATCGTGGCGGGCAGCCTGTCGCTGATCGCCGATGCGCTACACAACTTCAGCGACGCCATCGCGCTGATCATCGCCTTTGCCGCGCGCAAGATCGCCCGCCGTCCAGCCAATGCAGATATGACCTTTGGCTACGGCCGGATCGAGGCGGTGGCGGCGCTGATCAACTATACCACGTTGATCGTGATCGGCCTGTATCTGGTCTATGAGGCCGCGATGCGCTTTGCCAATCCCGAACCCGTGGCGGGCTGGATCGTGGTGATCGTCGCCGGCATCGCCTTGCTGGT
Proteins encoded in this region:
- a CDS encoding SulP family inorganic anion transporter, with amino-acid sequence MARTTFRSFTKNLDVTDLRWMPGEGFSPSRLRIELLSGLTVALALVPEAVAFAFVAGVHPLVGLYAAFLVGLITALIGGRPGMISGATGALAVVMVALVAQHGVEYLFATVVLMGLIQVFAGVMQWGKFMRLVPHPVMLGFVNGLAIVIFLAQMGQFKVPGTMVDTGHGMSGGEWLSGGPLYLMLALVAATMAIIWVMPRITKLIPAPLAGIGIIAILVIATGMDVPRVGDLASIEGGFPTFHMPFGEGVGLYGTALAPFTLETLYIILPYAVILAAIGLIESLLTLNLVSDLTNTRGGASQECIAQGVANTVTGFFGGMGGCAMIGQSMINVKSGGRTRVAGIAAAVFLLLFILVGAPLIEQIPLAALVGVMFMVVIGTFAWNSFGILRKVPLTDAFVILLVTVVTVYEDLAVAVVVGVIVSALAYAWNNARRIHAKTYTTPEGAKVYQIQGPLFFGSSEGFAELFNVKADPSEVIVDFEDSRVVDQSALQAIETIAAKYEGAGKRIQLRHLSRDCHRLLKKAGHLMIDSDDDPDYEIAANYQVRTGILGGH
- a CDS encoding S-methyl-5'-thioadenosine phosphorylase, producing MTQTKIAVIGGSGIYDINGLEGAEWLTVESPWGPPSDAILTGTLDGVEMAFLPRHGRGHVHAPSTVPYRANIDALKRLGCTDVISVSACGSFRDEMAPGDFVIVDQFIDRTIAREKSFFGTGCVAHVSVAHPTCPRLGDACETAARDAGINVHRGGTYLAMEGPQFSTLAESKMYRESWGADVIGMTNMPEAKLAREAELCYASVAMITDYDSWHPDHGEVDVTKIIETLMGNADKGRQLVARLPKLLGADRAPCPHGCDRALEYAIMTQPEMRDAALVAKLDAVAGRVL
- a CDS encoding adenine phosphoribosyltransferase; translation: MKQVQDYIRTIVDFPHEGIMFRDVTTLFADPRGFRMAIDQMLHPYAGIDIDKVVGLEARGFILGGAIAHQLSVGFVPIRKKGKLPGRTISQDYKLEYGEAIVELHDDAIQPGEKVLVVDDLLATGGTAEAGIKLIQRLGGEIVSCAFIIDLPELGGRKRLEAMGMEVNALCAFDGA
- a CDS encoding FAD-binding oxidoreductase — protein: MTLNPADPAFEAALRADLSPDVFRAVEPRYLEEPRGLYAGKSAVLALPRTVEEVATLIRHANAARVGVIPYGGGTGLVGGQVADSGPAPLILSLERMNKLRAVYPDENVLVAEAGMILSDVQDAAEAAERLFPLTLAAQGSARIGGNLATNAGGTGVLRYGNARDLCLGLEAVLPDGQIWNGLTRLRKNNTGYDLRHLLVGAEGTLGVITAAALKLFPRPARTGTALLVVNSPAAALKLLSLARSQLGEMISAFEIMNGVGLDFLTEKMPELRQPFDTPPEWSVLIELGLSGDLEPMAALETLFAAAFEAELVTDGLIAQSQQQSEDFWAVREMMPHANRQIGSISSHDISVPLGALPEFIIRAGEKIGALGDFRINCFGHVGDGNLHYNVFPVQGRSREDHLDDRLPIKTAIHDLVHELGGSVSAEHGIGRLKVKDLERYSDPAKLSALRAIKAALDPNGIMNPGAMFPAPE
- a CDS encoding SseB family protein — translated: MTEATPLDIAHAAMMADESDDAARLRFYERMADVELFLLLEAEPDADQVSPVLLEDAYVLVFDRIERLAAYVGQPAPYVALSGRAIAGMLDGQPLGMAVNLDVAPSAILLPDSAVAWLRDTLAHEAGEVEARIDRVLPPKGLPETLIAAIDAKLATATGMAAGAWLVGVEYTGGGRGHLLGFVGAIPRAQDALVRAASEALTFSGIDAGAMDVGFFAPSDPTVEKLSKVGLRFDLPQMDPLEKTPRMEAPGSDPSKPPILH
- a CDS encoding uracil-DNA glycosylase family protein, translating into MTDIRSELSQCTLCADRFAATATGHRPNPVVWFQPGARLLIASQAPGLKVHEANTPFWDASGKRLRDWLGVDETTFYDRNRVAIIPMAFCFPGYDAKGSDLPPPPICAKTWRARALDTVPDVRLTVLIGAYAMRYHLPGFTTVTRAVADWQNHPKGVFALPHPSWRNTGWLKKNPWFEEDVLPRLRAAVRNVLDD
- a CDS encoding helix-turn-helix transcriptional regulator, which produces MKMNPASPHDLALAAARFAALGSEQRLQVLRLLVRAGPDGLTIGTLGDRAGITGSTLTHHLKLLVAAGLVRQQRQGRSTICAAVSHDAVQDLTEFLMTECCADAAVPCPDHPHG